The following are encoded in a window of Vigna unguiculata cultivar IT97K-499-35 chromosome 8, ASM411807v1, whole genome shotgun sequence genomic DNA:
- the LOC114194902 gene encoding loricrin-like — MVVVVVAVVKVVVAVGMVDVLVVVVAVRVVVVSVGGGSGIGRGSGGNGGGGCCGGGSGSGSGGRDGGRGLSGSGSGGGGGSGGRGLRHSGRGGGGRGGRGRPCGSGSGGGGGSGGRGLRHSGRGGGGGGGRGGRGRCGTGRDGGRGCVCGGGGCGGGCTSGGGCGGGHCGGVGDRSAGDGGRGAGGGGPCGGRGGGGGGGRSGGGGGGGSREAGDRGGGGCKTREI; from the exons atggtggtggtggtggtggccgttGTGAAGGTTGTGGTGGCGGTGGGGATGGTGGATGTGCTAGTGGTGGTGGTTGCTGtgagggtggtggtggtgtcggtg GGTGGTGGTAGTGGCATTGGTCGTGGTAGTGGTGgcaatggtggtggtggttgttgtggtgGTGGCAGTGGTAGTGGTAGTGGTGGCCGTGATGGTGGCCGTGGTTTGAG TGGtagtggtagtggtggtggtggtggtagtggtggtcgTGGTTTGAGGCATAGTGGtcgcggtggtggtggtcgtggtggtcgAGGTaggccgtg TGGtagtggtagtggtggtggtggtggtagtggtggtcgTGGTTTGAGGCATAGTGgtcgcggtggtggtggtggtggtggtcgtggtggtcgAG gCCGTTGTGGTACTGGCCGTGATGGCGGTCGTGGTTGtgtttgtggtggtggtggttgtggtggtgggtGTACTAGTGGTGGTGGCTGTGGTGGTGGTCAttgtggtggtgttggtgatCGTAGTGCTGGTGATGGTGGTCGTGGTGCTGGTGGTGGTGGCCCTTGTGgcggtcgtggtggtggtggtg GTGGTGGtcgtagtggtggtggtggtggtggtggcagtcGTGAAGCTGGTGACCGTGGTGGGGGTggctgtaagacccgtgaaatttaa
- the LOC114194901 gene encoding loricrin-like: MRLLRRGTHRKTSPIGVPPIKTRGRPGKTQRKASGGGGVGHSGCCGGGCDGGGGRRQRGCQICSVGSHGGGGGYGGVPGHGVGDGGSRGGGGGGCDGGCDSGFDARGGSRGGGGSGGGDGPVCCHGGGRGSGSDDGCGGGGG, encoded by the exons atgaggctCCTCCGTCGTGGTACTCACCGAAAAACCTCTCCAATCGGTGTTCCACCGATTAAAACTCGCGGAAGGCCAGGGAAAACACAACGGAAGGCGAG tggtggtggtggtgttggtcaTAGTGGTTGTTGTGGTGGTGGCTGTGATGGTGGTGGCGGTCGTCGTCAACGTGGTTGTCAAATTTGTAGTGTTGGTagccatggtggtggtggtggttatggtgggGTTCCTGGCCATGGTGTTGGTGATGGTGGAAGccgcggtggtggtggtggtggatgtgATGGTGGTTGTGATAGTGGTTTCGATGCTCGTGGTGGTAGtcgcggtggtggtggtagtggtggtggtgatggccCTGTTTGTTGCcatggtggtggtcgtggtagTGGTAGTGAtgatggttgtggtggtggtggtggttag